A genomic region of Catalinimonas niigatensis contains the following coding sequences:
- a CDS encoding glycosyltransferase family 4 protein produces the protein MSIVFSHPTGNANVRAAVLGLNQAGLLSEFRTSIASFPGSLVDMLGAIGPLSEIRRRRFDASLKYITQQYPWIEIGRMLSQKAGINRLTRHEVGYFCIDKVYQSIDRDVTTNLKYAKKHGVSTIYAYEDGAQLSFKEAKKLGLTCIYDLPIGYWRTARRLMENERLRYPEWASTLTGFQDSDAKLARKDEELHLADHIFVASKFTASTLKEFPGKLPAVEVIPYGFPPVVQKRNFGSILGFRPLKLLFVGGLSQRKGIANLFAAVEAFGHHVALTVVGRKASNDCPVLDAALAKHQWIPSLPHEEVLKLMHAHDVLVFPSLFEGFGLVITEAMSQGTPVITTERTAGPDLIAHDQNGWLVEAGSTEAIQLAIEKLINHPEKIKEAGKAAMETARLRTWEVYGQELAKAIKKIQFQ, from the coding sequence ATGAGTATCGTATTTTCTCATCCTACAGGTAATGCAAATGTTCGTGCAGCAGTGCTGGGTTTAAATCAAGCAGGGCTGTTATCAGAATTCAGAACATCAATTGCTTCTTTTCCTGGTAGTCTAGTGGATATGCTTGGTGCGATTGGCCCCCTTTCAGAAATTCGGCGGAGACGATTTGATGCTAGCTTGAAATATATCACACAACAATATCCATGGATTGAGATAGGTCGTATGTTGTCTCAAAAAGCTGGTATCAACAGATTGACACGACACGAAGTGGGATATTTTTGCATAGATAAGGTATATCAAAGTATTGATAGAGATGTCACTACTAACTTAAAGTATGCTAAAAAGCATGGTGTAAGTACTATTTATGCCTATGAAGATGGGGCGCAGCTTTCCTTCAAAGAAGCAAAAAAACTTGGACTTACCTGCATTTATGACCTTCCTATAGGATATTGGCGAACTGCAAGACGATTGATGGAAAACGAACGTCTTCGTTACCCTGAATGGGCCTCTACCCTTACAGGTTTTCAGGATTCTGACGCAAAGCTTGCGCGTAAAGATGAAGAGTTGCATCTCGCAGATCATATCTTTGTCGCCAGTAAGTTTACAGCAAGTACATTAAAAGAATTTCCTGGTAAGCTGCCTGCTGTTGAGGTAATTCCCTATGGTTTTCCTCCTGTCGTCCAAAAACGCAACTTTGGCTCTATTCTCGGGTTTAGGCCTTTGAAGCTCTTATTTGTGGGTGGTCTCTCCCAGCGTAAAGGTATTGCCAACCTGTTTGCAGCAGTTGAGGCCTTTGGCCACCATGTTGCACTCACTGTAGTAGGAAGAAAAGCAAGTAATGATTGTCCTGTTTTAGATGCAGCCTTGGCTAAACACCAGTGGATTCCCAGCTTACCGCATGAAGAAGTATTAAAGCTTATGCACGCGCATGACGTGCTAGTTTTTCCATCACTTTTCGAGGGGTTTGGTCTTGTAATTACAGAAGCTATGTCTCAGGGTACGCCTGTTATTACGACAGAAAGAACCGCAGGCCCTGATCTGATTGCTCATGATCAAAATGGATGGTTGGTTGAGGCGGGTTCGACAGAGGCAATTCAGTTGGCAATAGAAAAGTTGATAAACCATCCCGAAAAGATTAAAGAAGCAGGGAAAGCTGCCATGGAAACGGCTCGCTTAAGAACTTGGGAAGTATATGGACAAGAACTTGCTAAAGCGATTAAAAAAATTCAGTTTCAATAA